The Nitrospirota bacterium genome contains the following window.
CTGCCGTGCCATGATAATGTCCCTTCCTGCCATCGCTGCCTCCTTACTTAAAAAGAAGCAGTTTAGCACCTCCTCAATAGGACATTTCTAAATTGGCAACTGAGGACATTATCATTTTGGCGTTACATGAGGCGGTAAAAACGGCCACTATCCTCTCACGCACCCGCACTTCGCCCCCTGCCAGGCGTCCCGCAGCGCGAAGCGGTGTTCAATATCGCGGATGATCTCCTGCCTGTTCCTGCCCCAGAGCGGCGCGATCAGGATATCGTCGGGCGCTGTCGCAAAGAGCCGCTGCAGCACGATATCCGGGGAGAGGCGTTCGATGAAGTCGACGAGGAAATCGAGGTACTCCTCGTAGCCGAAGACCGGGAAGGGCTCCCGCTCGTACAACTGCGCGAGGGGCGTGTCTTTCACGACCTGGAGCTGGTGGATCTTGAGAAACCGCAGGGGGAGGTTCGAGAGTTCGTCAGCCATGGCGAGCATCTCTTCCCTGGTCTCGGTCGGAAATCCGACGATGATATGGGCGCCCGTATGGATACCCCGGTCCCTGGTGAGCGCAAGGGCGTTGAGGAAGGTCCGGTAGTCGTGCCCTCTCAGGATGAAGTCGAGCGACTTGTCGTAAACGGACTGTATGCCGTACTCGACGAGGATGAAATGATCCCTGGCGAGACGCTCGAGGAGCGCGATCTTCTGCTCGTCGATGCAGTCCGGCCTGGTGCCGATCGCGAGGCCTATGATCGAGGGTACGGCGAGCGCCTCCCGGTAGACCTTCTCGAGCTCCTCTATCGGGGCATAGGTATTCGTGAAGGGCTGGAAATAGACGAGGAACCTGCCCGCCTTGTAACGGCCCGAGAGGTAGCGGATTCCCCGCTCGATCTGGTCGGTGAGCGATATCTCCGGGGTGCACGCGGAGGGCCTGAAGCTGTCGTTGTTGCAATAGATGCAGCCGGTCACCCCGAGGGTGCCGTCCCTGTTGGGGCAGGTGAAGCCTGCGTCCACATTCACTTTATAGACCGTCGTGCCGAAGCGCTTCTTCAAATAAGGCCCGAATGCGTTAAATCTGCTCGCCATTATCACTCAATTATCAAGTTTTGATCGCCCGAATGTCAAATAACCGGGCAAAACATCTTTGTTTATAAAAGGGAAAGAATTATTTTTTCTGTTTTATCATTGTCCATGTTTTGCTATAATTTGTAATAGTTTCATTTTTCTCTAAATTTCTTCCTGGGAGGGTACATGACTATACAAGGACTCATGGAACAGGGGTTGAAGGATGTCGTCGAGGTGAGGGATGGAGCGGTAGCGGTAAAGGACAGGAACGCCGTGCGGAACATGATGGATCAGTTGATCTACAACGCGGTGTTCGAGCCTGACGACGAAAAGAGAAAGGCGCTCTTCATCCTGGTCAAGGAGATCGCCAAGGCCTGCGGCGCCGTGCCTGCGTCGATTCAGGGGCTGTATGAAGAGATGGGGAGAAATTATCCGGGATTCACGGTCCCGGCGATGAATATAAGGGGGCTTACCTACGATACCATACGGGCGGTCTTCAGAAAGGCGCAGGAGCTGAAGTGCGGTGCTATGATCTTCGAGATCGCCCGGTCCGAGATCGGCTACACGAAGCAGCGGCCGCTCGAGTACGCGACCGTCGCCCTCGCCGCTGCGGTGCGGGAGGGGTACGAGGGCCCGGTCTTTGTGCAGGGAGACCACTTCCAGCTCGTGAGAAAGAACTACCTGAGCGGCCCGGATCTGGAGATCAACTATATCAAAGGGCTCATCGCCGAGGCGATCGAGGCCGAGTTCTACAATATCGATATCGACACTTCGACGATCGTCGACCTCGACAAGCCTACGGTCAAGGAGCAGCAGCGGCCCAATTTCGAGAGGACGGCGGAGCTTGCGGCGCATGTCCGGCAGATGCAGCCGGCGGGCATCGATGTCTCGATAGGCGGCGAGATCGGCGAGATCGGCAGCAAGAACAGCACGGTCGAGGAGCTCGAGGCCTATCTCTCCGGCTTCCAAGAGACCTTCAAGGGCGCAAAGGGCCTGAGCAAGCTGAGCGTCCAGACCGGCACCAGCCACGGCGGCGTAGTGCTGCCCGACGGTACGCTCGCCAAGGTCAAGATCGATTTCGACACCCTCCGGATACTCTCCGACCGGGCGCGGAAGCAGTTCGGACTCTCGGGCTGCGTGCAGCACGGCGCCTCCACGCTTCCGGAAGACGCTTTCAACATGTTCCCCGAGACCGGGACCTCGGAGGTCCACCTGGCGACGGGGTTCCAG
Protein-coding sequences here:
- a CDS encoding TIGR01212 family radical SAM protein (This family includes YhcC from E. coli K-12, an uncharacterized radical SAM protein.); the encoded protein is MASRFNAFGPYLKKRFGTTVYKVNVDAGFTCPNRDGTLGVTGCIYCNNDSFRPSACTPEISLTDQIERGIRYLSGRYKAGRFLVYFQPFTNTYAPIEELEKVYREALAVPSIIGLAIGTRPDCIDEQKIALLERLARDHFILVEYGIQSVYDKSLDFILRGHDYRTFLNALALTRDRGIHTGAHIIVGFPTETREEMLAMADELSNLPLRFLKIHQLQVVKDTPLAQLYEREPFPVFGYEEYLDFLVDFIERLSPDIVLQRLFATAPDDILIAPLWGRNRQEIIRDIEHRFALRDAWQGAKCGCVRG
- a CDS encoding class II fructose-bisphosphate aldolase codes for the protein MTIQGLMEQGLKDVVEVRDGAVAVKDRNAVRNMMDQLIYNAVFEPDDEKRKALFILVKEIAKACGAVPASIQGLYEEMGRNYPGFTVPAMNIRGLTYDTIRAVFRKAQELKCGAMIFEIARSEIGYTKQRPLEYATVALAAAVREGYEGPVFVQGDHFQLVRKNYLSGPDLEINYIKGLIAEAIEAEFYNIDIDTSTIVDLDKPTVKEQQRPNFERTAELAAHVRQMQPAGIDVSIGGEIGEIGSKNSTVEELEAYLSGFQETFKGAKGLSKLSVQTGTSHGGVVLPDGTLAKVKIDFDTLRILSDRARKQFGLSGCVQHGASTLPEDAFNMFPETGTSEVHLATGFQNMVYDSKHLPKEFRDEVYAFIKTEYGKEWKEGQTEEQFFYSTRKKGFGPVKKKWWDLPADVKGPIMKELEEKFGHLFEKLKVTNTVDIVKRTVKPVAVKKEINTSLLGL